A window of Syntrophales bacterium genomic DNA:
CCAGCATGCCCGCCATGGTCATGGCGAAGGCGACAACGCCGATGACGGCGCTCGGGTACAGGATCGGCGTCTTGAGCAGGGCCAAGGTCATGCCCACCGCCAGGGCGTCGATGCTGGTGGCCACCGAGAGCATCAGGAGCGTCCAGCCCCGCGTCGGGTCTTCCCGGTCCGTGCGATCCCTTCCTTCCCCGGCGAAGGATTCATGGATCATCCGGACTCCCACGAAGAGAAGAAGCCCGAAGGCCACCCAGTGGTCGTACGCGGAGATGCGCTCGACGACGGTTCTTCCCGCCAGCCAGCCGAGGATCGGCATGAAAAACTGGAAGACCCCGAAGGAGACGGAAAGCCGGAGAACGGGACCCGGAGAGACGCGTCCCCGGACGGCGCCGATGCCGATGGCCACGGAGAAGGCGTCCATGCCGAGCCCCACGGCAATGATCAGGATGGAAAGAAAGCTCATGAACCGGCCGGGCCGCCCGGCAGTTTTCGGAAGAAGGCGGCGATCCTCTCAGCGGTCTTTTTACCAATCCCGCCGGCCTTTTGCAAGGTCGGGACATCGGCTGTGCGGACGGCCGCTGCGGAGCCCAGGGTCGAAAGCAGGGCCTTTAAGCGGGTCGGGCCGATACCGGGGATGCCTTCCAGGACGGAAGAAAGATCTTTTTTTGCCTTTCGCTGATGCAGGTAGGCCTGGGCGAAGCGGTGGGCTTCGTCGCGGACCTGCTGCAGCAGGTACAGGAGCGGCGGCCAGCGGGACGGGTCGAGGGGGTCCTTTCGTCCGGGGAGGAAGACCCGGTCTCCCCGGGATTCTTTCCTTCCGGCCGGGTGCTCCCGGGACTCCTTGGCCAGGGCGACGACCTCCACGTCCTTCACACCGGTGTCCCGGAGGGCCGACAGGGCCACCCGCAGGTGCCCCTTCCCGCCGTCCACGACGATCAGGTTCGGCGGCTCCTCGTTTCCCGAGAGTCGCCGGCGGAGAACCTCGTACATCATCCCGTAGTCGTCGATGCCTTCCACTGTCCGAATCCGATAGCGCCGATACCGCCCCCGATCGGGCCGTCCCTCGCGGAAGGCGACCTTGGAGCCGACGGCGACGTCCGCCCCGAGGCTGGCGATGTCGAAGCACTCGATCCGCTCCGGAATTTTCTTCAGGGACAGCTTCTCCGCTGCAAGCTCCAGGGCCCGCCGTGGATCGGACCCGGGGGAGCGTGCCGCCCGGAGGGCGTTTTCCGCGTTCCGGCCGGCCATCTCCACGAGTTTCCTCGGCTCCCCCCTCTGCGGGAGGGAGATCGTGACCCCCCGTCCCCTCCGCTCTCCCAGCCACTCGGACACGACCTCCCGGTCCGGGATGTCGACGGGCAGGAGGATCTCCGGCGGAATGCGGACCTCCCCGTCATAGTAGCGCTTCAGGAGGGCCGAAAGGATCTCCTCCCGCTCCAGGGCCAGGCGGATCGGGGGAAACAGGAGCTGCCCCGTGACCTTTCCCTTGCGGACGAACAAAAGACAGACCTGCGTCAGCCCTTCTTCCCCATGGATCCCGAAGACGTCCCGGTCGCGGTGCGTCATGGAAAGGACGTACTGCTTCTCCAGGACGCGCTCGATTGCTCCGATGCGGTCGCGGAGCCGGGCGGCTTCCTCGAACAGGAGGTTCTCCGCGGCCTTTTCCATTCGGCGTCGCAGGTCCGCCAGGAGGACCCGCTCCCGCCCTTCCAGGAAGGCCAGGCTGTCCCTGACGAGCGCGGCGTAGGGGCCCGCTTCGATGAGCCCCGTGCAGGGGGCCGAGCAGCGCCGGATCTGGTACTCCAGGCAGGGACGGCGGCGGCCGCGGAAGTCCGCGTCCCGGCAGGTGCGGAGCGGGAACAGGCCGTGCAGGAAGGAGAGGGTCTCCCGGGCCGAGGTGCTGGAGGGGAAGGGGCCGAAATAGCGGGCGCCGTCCTTCCGTGGACGCCGGACGAACTGGTAGCGAGGGAAGGGGTCCCGCGTGTCGATGCGGATGTGGAAGTAGGCCTTGTCGTCCCGGAAGTCGACGTTGTAGCGGGGACGGTGCTCCTTGATGAGGGTGTTCTCCAGGAGGAGGGCTTCCTTTTCCGTGGCCGTGACGATGAACTCCACGTCTTCAAGGCGGCCGACGAGAAAGGGGATCATGAACCGCCCGTCCGTACCGCCGGCATAGCTCTTGAGACGGCTCCGGATGTCCCTGGCCTTGCCGACGTAGAGGACCTCCCCGTCCCGTCCCTTCATGAGATAGACGCCGGGTCCCCGGGGGGCGCCGTCCACGAGGGCGTCGAGGGTGGCCCGGTCCACGGCTATCCCTCCAGGCGCCGCACGGCGCGCAGGACCTGGAGCGACTTGATCTCCCGCCCGAGCAGGTGCCGGATGAAGCAGGCCGTCAAGACCCGGCTTTCTTCCGCCGCCTGGCGGGTGAAGGAGATCCGTCCGATCCGCTCCAGCTCCACGTCCTTGCCCAGGAGAAGGGTTTTCAGAGTGCCCGCCGTGACGGCCACGGCGTCGGGATCTCCGGTCCCGCAGGCGCCGCAGCGGATTCCGCCCTGCCGCGGATCGAAGCGCCAGGCCCCGCTGCCCGCCTCGCACCGGCAGGCGGTGCAGCGGTCCAGGACGGGCTCGAATCCGGAGGCCTTGAGCAGGCGGATCTCGTAAAACCGCAGGTGGTCTTCCGTCAGGGCCGGCTCCCGGTCGAGAAGGCGGAGAAAGTCCCGGACCAGCCCGAAGAGCGCGTCGTTTCTCTTCCCCTCCACGGAGAAATGGTCGGCCAGGTCGACGACGTACGAGGCGAGGAGCGTCTTCTCCAGGTCTCCCCGGAGGGCTTCGTGGTGGTCCACGGGATCGCTCGCCTCGATCAGGGCGAGGGAGTCCCGGGAGCGGCGGGAGAAGAGGATCCGGACCCGCGAGAATGGCTCCAGGGCGTTGGCGAACCGTTTCCGGCTTTTCCGGGCACCCTTGGCGATTCCCCGGACCTTGCCGAATTCGTCCGTCAGGAAGGTGACGATGCGGTCCGAGTCCCCGTAATCCAGCGTCCGCAGGACGAAGGCCTCGGCCTTAAGAGGCGTTCTCGGATTCACGGTAGACGACCTGGCCGCCCACGATGGTCATCACCGCCCTGCCCTTCATGGGCATGTCCTGGAACGGCGTGTTCCGGCTCCGGGAGCGGAAAGAGCCGCTGTCCACCGTCCAGAAGCGGTTCAGGTCCAGCACGGTGATGTCCGCGTCGGAGCCGGGCTTCAGGGTGCCCCCGGGGACGCGGAGGATCTGCGCCGGCCGGAGGCTCATCCGGAGGACCATCTCCGGCAGCGTGAGGATCCCCTTGTGGACCAGCTTCAGGGTCAGGCCCAGGGACGTCTCGAGGCCCACCATCCCGAAGGCGGCGACATCGAACTCGACGGCCTTGTCGGTCAGGGCGTGGGGGGCGTGGTCGCTGGCCACGGCGTCGATGGTCCCGTCCCGCAGGGCCTCGCGGATCGCCTCCACGTCGGCGGCGGAGCGGAGCGGCGGGTTGACCTTCAGGTTCGTGTCGTAGTCCCGGAGGGCTTCATCGGACAGGGTAAAGTAATGGGGGGCCGTCTCCGCTGTCACGGCGACGCCCCGCGCCCTGGCCTCGCGGAGGAGGCGGACGGATCCGGCGGTCGTGACGTGGCAGATGTGGATGGACGTGCGGGTGTACTCCGCCAGCAGGATGTCCCGGGCGATCATGGCCTCCTCGGCCGCCGAGGGAATGCCCCGGAGACCGAGTTCCGTCGAGACCAGGCTCTCGTTCATCAGGCCGCCCGCCGACAGGGTCGGGTCCTCGCTGTGGGACAGAACGGGCATGTCCAGGGAATGGGCGTATTCCAGGGCGCGTCGCATGACGGAGCCGTTCGTGACGGGGCGGCCGTCGTCGGAGAAGGCCGCTGCGCCGGCCTCCTTCAGGTCCCAGAATTCCGAGAGGATCTTTCCCTCGAGGTTCCGGGTGATCGACGCCACCGGGTAGACCCGGGCCTTCCCGCTGGCCGCGGCCTCCCGGAGGATGAACTCCGTCACGGAACGGTTGTCGTTGACGGGATCGGTGTTGGCCATGCAGGCCACGGCGGTGAAGCCTCCTGCTACGGCGGCCTCGCAGCCCGTGGCGATCGTTTCCTTGTACTCGAAGCCGGGTTCCCGGAGGTGGACGTGCATGTCGATGAGTCCCGGAACCACCACGAGCCCCTTCATGTCCAGAATGGACGTGCCATTGTCGGTCTTTTTCCCCTTGCCGGCCGGGGAGGGGATGTTCCGGGCGATCCGGGCCACCTTGCCGTTCCGGATCAGGATATCCATGGGGCCGTCGATGTCCTGGGAGGGATCGACGAGCCGCCCGTTTTTGAGAAGAAGGGTCATTGTTTTCCCCCTGTCAGGAGGTAGAGGAGGGCCATCCGCACGGCCACCCCGTTGGTTACCTGTTCCAGGATCACCGACGACGGGCCGTCGGCGATCTCCGGGGCGATCTCCACCCCCCGGTTGATGGGTCCGGGGTGCATGACCAGGACGTCCGGCCCGGCCAGGTCGAGATGACGCCGGCTCA
This region includes:
- a CDS encoding manganese efflux pump MntP family protein, coding for MSFLSILIIAVGLGMDAFSVAIGIGAVRGRVSPGPVLRLSVSFGVFQFFMPILGWLAGRTVVERISAYDHWVAFGLLLFVGVRMIHESFAGEGRDRTDREDPTRGWTLLMLSVATSIDALAVGMTLALLKTPILYPSAVIGVVAFAMTMAGMLAGRRLASLFGRKVELLGGLILIGIGVQILIEHMT
- the uvrC gene encoding excinuclease ABC subunit UvrC; the protein is MDRATLDALVDGAPRGPGVYLMKGRDGEVLYVGKARDIRSRLKSYAGGTDGRFMIPFLVGRLEDVEFIVTATEKEALLLENTLIKEHRPRYNVDFRDDKAYFHIRIDTRDPFPRYQFVRRPRKDGARYFGPFPSSTSARETLSFLHGLFPLRTCRDADFRGRRRPCLEYQIRRCSAPCTGLIEAGPYAALVRDSLAFLEGRERVLLADLRRRMEKAAENLLFEEAARLRDRIGAIERVLEKQYVLSMTHRDRDVFGIHGEEGLTQVCLLFVRKGKVTGQLLFPPIRLALEREEILSALLKRYYDGEVRIPPEILLPVDIPDREVVSEWLGERRGRGVTISLPQRGEPRKLVEMAGRNAENALRAARSPGSDPRRALELAAEKLSLKKIPERIECFDIASLGADVAVGSKVAFREGRPDRGRYRRYRIRTVEGIDDYGMMYEVLRRRLSGNEEPPNLIVVDGGKGHLRVALSALRDTGVKDVEVVALAKESREHPAGRKESRGDRVFLPGRKDPLDPSRWPPLLYLLQQVRDEAHRFAQAYLHQRKAKKDLSSVLEGIPGIGPTRLKALLSTLGSAAAVRTADVPTLQKAGGIGKKTAERIAAFFRKLPGGPAGS
- the recO gene encoding DNA repair protein RecO codes for the protein MNPRTPLKAEAFVLRTLDYGDSDRIVTFLTDEFGKVRGIAKGARKSRKRFANALEPFSRVRILFSRRSRDSLALIEASDPVDHHEALRGDLEKTLLASYVVDLADHFSVEGKRNDALFGLVRDFLRLLDREPALTEDHLRFYEIRLLKASGFEPVLDRCTACRCEAGSGAWRFDPRQGGIRCGACGTGDPDAVAVTAGTLKTLLLGKDVELERIGRISFTRQAAEESRVLTACFIRHLLGREIKSLQVLRAVRRLEG
- a CDS encoding dihydroorotase → MTLLLKNGRLVDPSQDIDGPMDILIRNGKVARIARNIPSPAGKGKKTDNGTSILDMKGLVVVPGLIDMHVHLREPGFEYKETIATGCEAAVAGGFTAVACMANTDPVNDNRSVTEFILREAAASGKARVYPVASITRNLEGKILSEFWDLKEAGAAAFSDDGRPVTNGSVMRRALEYAHSLDMPVLSHSEDPTLSAGGLMNESLVSTELGLRGIPSAAEEAMIARDILLAEYTRTSIHICHVTTAGSVRLLREARARGVAVTAETAPHYFTLSDEALRDYDTNLKVNPPLRSAADVEAIREALRDGTIDAVASDHAPHALTDKAVEFDVAAFGMVGLETSLGLTLKLVHKGILTLPEMVLRMSLRPAQILRVPGGTLKPGSDADITVLDLNRFWTVDSGSFRSRSRNTPFQDMPMKGRAVMTIVGGQVVYRESENAS